From a single Glycine soja cultivar W05 chromosome 19, ASM419377v2, whole genome shotgun sequence genomic region:
- the LOC114400516 gene encoding uncharacterized protein Os08g0359500-like isoform X1, whose protein sequence is MSRHPEVKWAQRLDKVYITVQLADSKNAKVDLTPDGIFTFSGSAGAEDHQYELKLELFDKVNVEESKINVGVRSIFCVVQKAEDGWWKRLLRGEGKPPHYVKVDWDKWVDEDEDDGNNGEVDLGGMDFSKFGGMGADAMGAMGGMGAGAMGGMDFSKFGGMGDAMDDIDESDDEEQEVSKPLEQDAGEASTEKKEAAPST, encoded by the exons ATGAG TCGTCATCCCGAGGTTAAGTGGGCTCAGAGACTTGACAAGGTCTATATCACGGTGCAATTGGCTGATTCAAAAAATGCCAAGGTGGATCTTACACCAGATGGTATTTTTACCTTCTCTGGTAGTGCTGGTGCTGAAGACCATCAGTATGAGCTAAAACTGGAGCTCTTTGACAAGGTTAATGTAGAG GAGAGCAAAATTAATGTAGGAGTGCGAAGCATATTCTGTGTAGTGCAGAAGGCAGAGGATGGATGGTGGAAAAGGTTACTGCGTGGAGAAGGCAAGCCTCCACATTATGTGAAAGTAGATTGGGATAAATGGGTGGATGAGGATGAAGATGATGGTAATAATG GTGAAGTGGACTTGGGAGGGATGGATTTCTCG AAATTTGGGGGGATGGGTGCTGATGCAATGGGAGCAATGGGAGGGATGGGTGCTGGTGCAATGGGAGGGATGGATTTCTCT AAATTTGGTGGAATGGGTGATGCAATGGATGACATTGATGAGAGTGATGATGAAG AGCAAGAAGTGTCAAAGCCTCTTGAACAGGATGCTGGCGAGGCATCAACAGAGAAAAAAGAGGCTGCTCCAAGCACATGA
- the LOC114399308 gene encoding E3 ubiquitin-protein ligase BAH1-like, translated as MKFCKKYQEYMQGQEKKLPCVGFKKLKKILKKCRRNSSSLKPLNASLAAKTCPDHCPVCDGTFFPSLLNEMSDIVGCFNQRAQKLLELHLASGVRKYFFWIKGKLQGNHTALIQEGKDLVTYALINAIAIRKILKKYDKIHYSKQGQLFKSQVQSMHKEILQSPWLCELMAFHINLRETKVKSRKAHALFDGCSLTFKDGKPSLTCELFDSIKVDIDLTCSICLDTVFDPVSLTCGHIFCYICACSAASVSIVNGLKSADPKMKCPLCREGAVYEGAVRLEELNILLSRSCQEYWEQRLQTERVERVKQIKEHWDSQCRAFVGV; from the exons ATGAAGTTCTGCAAAAAGTATCAGGAATACATGCAAGGCCAGGAGAAGAAACTTCCATGTGTAGGATTCAAGAAGCTCAAGAAGATTCTGAAGAAGTGCAGGAGAAACTCTTCATCCCTGAAACCCCTTAATGCATCCCTTGCCGCCAAAACCTGCCCCGACCATTGCCCAG TGTGCGATGGGACCTTCTTCCCTTCCCTTCTCAATGAAATGTCAGATATAGTGGGGTGCTTTAATCAGCGGGCGCAGAAATTGTTGGAGCTACATCTCGCTTCTGGGGTCAGAAAGTACTTCTTCTGGATCAAAGGCAAATTACAAGGGAACCATACTGCACTGATTCAAGAGGGCAAAGATCTTGTTACTTATGCACTCATAAATGCCATTGCAATTCGAAAAATACTAAAGAAATATGATAAG ATTCATTATTCCAAGCAAGGGCAATTGTTCAAGTCACAAGTCCAGAGTATGCACAAGGAGATTCTTCAAAGTCCCTGGCTTTGTGAGCTTATGGCCTTCCACATCAATTTAAGGGAAACTAAGGTCAAGTCAAGGAAGGCACATGCTTTGTTCGATGGATGTTCTCTCACATTCAAGGATGGGAAACCGTCACTTACTTGTGAGCTCTTTGATTCTATCAAAGTTGACATTGACTTGACTTGTTCTATATGCTTG GACACAGTGTTTGATCCAGTTTCTCTGACTTGTGGCCATATATTCTGCTATATTTGTGCATGCTCGGCTGCATCGGTATCTATTGTCAATGGACTTAAGTCTGCAGATCCTAAAATGAAATGTCCTCTATGTCGTGAG GGTGCAGTTTATGAAGGTGCTGTGCGCTTGGAAGAACTAAATATTCTGTTAAGCCGAAG TTGTCAGGAATACTGGGAGCAGAGGCTTCAGACAGAGAGGGTGGAGAGGGTTAAGCAAATAAAGGAACACTGGGATTCACAGTGTAGGGCATTCGTGGGCGTCTAA
- the LOC114400178 gene encoding ABC transporter C family member 4-like: MSLASSSTWLTSLSCAFPEKQTSGYTFVSTLLQWFEFIFLSPCPQRAILSFIDVVLLFFLFVFAVTKFWKRSTNLNEPLIRNNNNISIFLTTWFKLTLTVAILLTLVYTVASVLAFSSSSEVPWNQVDEVFWLVQTITHAVLVVLIIHEKRFEAVKHPLLVRLYWIANFFVISLFAVSAVIRLVSVDVDGTINFKVNDVVSFISLPLSLFLLFVAVKGSTGIVIPTEETRPLLEEETKLYDGGDETESEVTGFASASILSKAFWSWINPLLRKGYKSALKIDEIPTLSPEHRAERMSSIFESKWPKSNERSKHPVRITLLRCFWKELAFNAFLAIIRLCVMFVGPVLIQSFVDFTSGKRSSEYEGYYLVLILLVSKFIEVLATHHLNFQAQKLGTLLRSTLIPSLYKKGLMLSFSARQDHGIGTIVNYMAVDTQQLSDMMLQFNAVWIMPFQVAIGMFLLYNCLGASSVTAFLGLLGVFVFAVIGTRRNNHFQYNVMRNRDSRMKAVNEMLNYMRVIKFQAWEEHFSQRIMGFRETEYGWLSKLMFTICGNIVVMWSTPLLVSTITFGTAILLGVQLDAATVFTTTTVFKILQEPIRTFPQSMISLSQAFISLERLDRFMLSRELLGDSVEREEGCGGKTAVEIIDGTFSWDDDNMQQDLKNVNLEIKKGELTAIVGTVGSGKSSLLASILGEMRKISGKVRVCGNVAYVAQTSWIQNGTIEENILFGLPMDRRRYNEVIRVCCLEKDLEMMDYGDQTEIGERGINLSGGQKQRIQLARAVYQDCDIYLLDDVFSAVDAHTGSEIFKECVRGALKGKTIILVTHQVDFLHNVDQILVTRDGMIVQSGKYDELLDSGMDFKALVVAHETSMALVEQGQGVVMPGENLNKPMKSPEARNSGESNSLDRPVSSKKSSKLIKEEERETGKVSLHIYKLYCTEAFGWWGITVVLIFSLLWQASMMASDYWLAYETSEERAKMFNPSLFISIYAIITAVSIILVVIRSYIFTLLGLKTAQIFFTQILRSILRAPMSFFDTTPSGRILSRASTDQTNVDVLLPLFTGIVIAMYITVLSILIITCQNSWPTSFLIIPLIWLNIWYRGYYLATSRELTRLDSITKAPVIHHFSESIAGVMTIRSFRKQKNFCEENLKRVNDNLRMDFHNYSSNVWLGVRLELLGSFVFCISAMFMIILPSSIIKPENVGLSLSYGLSLNASLFWAVFMSCFIENKMVSVERIKQFTNIPSEPAWNIKDRMPPSNWPSQGNVDIKDLQVRYRLNTPLVLKGITLSISGGEKVGVVGRTGSGKSTLIQVFFRLVEPSRGKIIIDGIDISALGLHDLRSRFGIIPQEPVLFEGTIRSNIDPIGQYTDEEIWKSLERCQLKEVVATKPEKLDSLVVDNGENWSVGQRQLLCLGRVMLKRSRLLFMDEATASVDSQTDGVVQKIIREDFAACTIISIAHRIPTVMDCDRVLVVDAGRAKEFDKPSNLLQRQSLFGALVQEYANRSTEL; encoded by the exons ATGTCATTGGCATCATCTTCAACCTGGTTAACATCCCTCTCATGTGCATTCCCTGAGAAACAAACCTCAGGGTACACGTTTGTCTCAACTCTGCTTCAATGGTTTGAGTTTATTTTCCTCTCACCTTGTCCTCAGAGAGCTATATTGTCTTTCATTGATGTCGTCctcctcttctttctctttgtcTTTGCTGTCACCAAGTTCTGGAAAAGGTCCACCAACCTCAACGAACCACTCATCAGAAATAACAATAACATATCCATTTTCTTGACTACGTGGTTTAAGCTAACCTTAACTGTGGCGATTCTGTTGACTCTAGTTTACACGGTTGCTAGTGTTCTTGCTTTCAGCAGTTCCTCTGAGGTGCCGTGGAACCAAGTTGATGAGGTGTTTTGGTTAGTCCAGACCATAACACACGCGGTGCTTGTCGTCTTGATCATTCACGAGAAAAGATTTGAAGCCGTTAAACACCCTCTGTTGGTGAGACTTTATTGGATTGCGAATTTCTTTGTTATTTCTCTGTTCGCTGTTTCTGCGGTTATACGTTTGGTCTCCGTGGACGTGGATGGAACCATAAACTTTAAGGTGAATGACGTGGTGTCTTTCATTTCACTCCCTCTGtccttgtttcttctttttgttgcGGTTAAAGGATCCACTGGCATTGTTATTCCGACAGAAGAAACACGACCACTTCTTGAGGAGGAAACTAAGTTATACGATGGTGGTGATGAGACAGAATCCGAGGTTACTGGCTTCGCTTCAGCTTCTATATTATCCAAGGCATTTTGGAGTTGGATAAACCCCTTGTTGCGTAAAGGGTACAAGTCCGCGCTGAAGATTGATGAGATTCCAACGCTTTCTCCAGAGCATAGAGCTGAGAGAATGTCATCTATTTTTGAATCGAAGTGGCCTAAATCAAACGAGAGGTCGAAGCATCCGGTTAGAATCACTTTGCTTCGGTGCTTTTGGAAGGAGTTAGCCTTCAATGCTTTCCTTGCAATTATTAGGCTCTGCGTCATGTTTGTGGGGCCGGTTCTCATACAAAGTTTTGTTGATTTCACATCAGGGAAGAGAAGCTCTGAATACGAAGGATATTACCTCGTGTTGATTCTTCTCGTTTCTAAGTTCATTGAAGTCTTGGCTACTCATCATTTAAACTTCCAAGCTCAGAAGCTAGGGACGCTTTTACGGTCAACTCTTATCCCTTCTTTGTATAAAAAGGGGTTAATGCTATCATTCTCTGCTCGGCAGGATCATGGGATAGGGACTATTGTGAATTACATGGCTGTTGATACCCAGCAACTCTCGGACATGATGCTTCAGTTCAATGCTGTGTGGATCATGCCGTTTCAAGTTGCCATTGGCATGTTTCTGCTTTACAATTGTCTAGGTGCCTCATCCGTCACCGCGTTTCTCGGTCTTCTTGGTGTTTTTGTGTTTGCTGTGATTGGTACCCGTAGGAACAACCACTTCCAATACAATGTCATGAGGAACCGTGATTCTAGAATGAAGGCTGTGAATGAGATGCTTAATTACATGCGTGTGATCAAGTTCCAGGCCTGGGAGGAACATTTCAGCCAGAGAATCATGGGATTCCGTGAGACCGAGTATGggtggctctccaagttgatgTTCACAATTTGTGGCAATATTGTTGTGATGTGGAGCACGCCGCTGTTGGTGTCAACTATCACATTTGGTACAGCTATTTTGCTGGGAGTTCAACTTGACGCGGCCACGGTGTTCACCACAACAACTGTGTTCAAGATATTGCAGGAGCCTATTAGGACATTCCCACAGTCTATGATATCTCTCTCACAAGCATTTATATCACTGGAGAGGTTAGACAGGTTCATGTTGAGCAGAGAATTGTTGGGTGATTCAGTTGAGAGAGAGGAAGGCTGTGGTGGAAAAACAGCAGTGGAAATCATAGATGGGACTTTTAGTTGGGATGATGATAACATGCAGCAGGACTTGAAAAATGTTAATCTGGAGATCAAAAAGGGAGAGCTTACTGCAATTGTTGGGACTGTAGGGTCAGGAAAGTCCTCTCTCCTCGCATCAATTCTTGGAGAGATGCGTAAGATTTCTGGAAAG GTCCGGGTTTGTGGGAATGTTGCCTATGTTGCACAAACATCTTGGATTCAGAATGGAACTATTGAAGAGAACATTCTCTTTGGTTTACCAATGGACAGACGGAGGTACAATGAAGTTATCAGGGTGTGTTGTTTGGAGAAAGATTTGGAAATGATGGATTATGGGGATCAAACAGAAATTGGAGAGCGTGGTATCAACCTTAGTGGAGGCCAGAAGCAGCGTATACAACTTGCCAGGGCTGTATATCAAGACTGTGATATATATCTTCTTGATGATGTCTTTAGTGCTGTTGATGCTCATACCGGTTCTGAAATATTTAAG GAATGCGTGAGGGGAGCTCTAAAAGGCAAGACCATTATTCTTGTAACGCACCAAGTAGATTTCCTACATAATGTGGATCAAATATTG GTGACGAGGGACGGTATGATAGTTCAATCAGGGAAATACGATGAATTATTAGATTCTGGAATGGATTTTAAAGCTCTGGTAGTTGCACATGAGACCTCCATGGCTCTAGTAGAGCAGGGTCAGGGTGTGGTCATGCCTGGTGAAAATTTGAATAAACCAATGAAATCTCCTGAGGCAAGAAATTCTGGTGAAAGCAATTCTCTTGACCGGCCTGTGTCAAGCAAGAAAAGTTCTAAACTCATCAaagaagaggagagagaaaCCGGCAAAGTGAGCTTACATATCTATAAACTCTACTGCACTGAGGCTTTTGGGTGGTGGGGCATTACAGTagtattgattttttctttgttatggCAAGCGTCTATGATGGCAAGTGATTATTGGCTGGCATATGAAACCTCGGAAGAACGTGCTAAAATGTTTAACCCTTCTCTGTTCATTTCCATCTATGCAATTATTACTGCTGTTTCAATTATTTTGGTAGTGATAAGATCCTACATCTTTACACTCTTGGGGCTAAAGACAGCACAAATTTTCTTCACACAAATTCTTCGTAGCATCTTGCGTGCGCCCATGTCCTTCTTTGACACTACGCCATCTGGGAGAATTCTAAGTAGG GCATCCACTGATCAGACCAATGTTGATGTCCTTCTCCCCTTGTTCACGGGAATTGTTATTGCTATGTACATTACAGTGCTCAGCATCTTGATCATCACCTGTcaaaattcttggccaacatCGTTTTTGATAATTCCTCTTATTTGGTTGAATATTTGGTACCGG GGTTACTATCTTGCAACATCTCGCGAATTAACTCGCTTAGATTCAATTACCAAAGCACCAGTTATTCATCACTTCTCTGAAAGCATTGCAGGGGTCATGACAATTCGCTCATTCAGAAAGCAAAAGaatttttgtgaagaaaatctCAAACGGGTGAATGATAATTTGCGTATGGATTTCCACAACTATAGTTCTAATGTGTGGTTGGGAGTACGCTTAGAGTTGCTTGGAAGCTTTGTCTTTTGCATTTCTGCAATGTTCATGATCATCTTACCCAGCAGTATCATTAAGCCAG AAAATGTTGGTTTATCTCTCTCTTATGGGTTGTCCTTAAATGCTAGCTTGTTCTGGGCCGTATTCATGAGCTGTTTCATCGAAAACAAGATGGTATCTGTTGAGAGGATAAAGCAATTTACAAATATTCCATCAGAACCAGCATGGAATATCAAGGATCGTATGCCTCCTTCAAATTGGCCAAGTCAAGGCAATGTAGATATCAAAGACTTGCAG GTCAGATATCGTCTAAACACTCCTCTGGTTCTTAAAGGCATTACTTTAAGCATTAGTGGAGGTGAAAAGGTTGGTGTTGTTGGTCGAACTGGGAGCGGAAAGTCAACTTTAATTCAAGTATTCTTTAGGCTGGTGGAACCTTCACGAgggaaaataataattgatggTATTGACATATCCGCTTTGGGGCTTCATGATCTTAGATCACGGTTTGGTATCATTCCTCAGGAGCCGGTGCTTTTTGAAGGAACTATCAGAAGCAACATTGATCCCATTGGACAGTATACAGATGAAGAAATATGGAAG AGCTTGGAACGGTGTCAACTAAAAGAGGTTGTTGCTACTAAGCCTGAAAAGCTTGACTCTTTAG TGGTGGATAATGGAGAGAACTGGAGTGTTGGGCAGAGACAGTTGCTTTGTCTAGGGAGGGTCATGCTTAAGAGAAGTCGACTCTTGTTTATGGATGAGGCAACTGCTTCTGTTGATTCTCAAACCGATGGTGTGGTTCAGAAGATCATTAGAGAGGACTTTGCAGCATGTACCATCATTAGCATTGCTCACAGAATACCCACAGTCATGGACTGTGACAGAGTTTTAGTAGTAGATGCAG GGCGAGCCAAAGAATTTGATAAGCCCTCCAACTTGCTTCAGAGGCAATCTCTCTTTGGGGCATTAGTTCAAGAGTATGCCAATCGCTCCACTGAACTATAA
- the LOC114400516 gene encoding uncharacterized protein OsI_027940-like isoform X2, which translates to MSRHPEVKWAQRLDKVYITVQLADSKNAKVDLTPDGIFTFSGSAGAEDHQYELKLELFDKVNVEESKINVGVRSIFCVVQKAEDGWWKRLLRGEGKPPHYVKVDWDKWVDEDEDDGNNGEVDLGGMDFSKFGGMGDAMDDIDESDDEEQEVSKPLEQDAGEASTEKKEAAPST; encoded by the exons ATGAG TCGTCATCCCGAGGTTAAGTGGGCTCAGAGACTTGACAAGGTCTATATCACGGTGCAATTGGCTGATTCAAAAAATGCCAAGGTGGATCTTACACCAGATGGTATTTTTACCTTCTCTGGTAGTGCTGGTGCTGAAGACCATCAGTATGAGCTAAAACTGGAGCTCTTTGACAAGGTTAATGTAGAG GAGAGCAAAATTAATGTAGGAGTGCGAAGCATATTCTGTGTAGTGCAGAAGGCAGAGGATGGATGGTGGAAAAGGTTACTGCGTGGAGAAGGCAAGCCTCCACATTATGTGAAAGTAGATTGGGATAAATGGGTGGATGAGGATGAAGATGATGGTAATAATG GTGAAGTGGACTTGGGAGGGATGGATTTCTCG AAATTTGGTGGAATGGGTGATGCAATGGATGACATTGATGAGAGTGATGATGAAG AGCAAGAAGTGTCAAAGCCTCTTGAACAGGATGCTGGCGAGGCATCAACAGAGAAAAAAGAGGCTGCTCCAAGCACATGA